A single window of Moorena sp. SIOASIH DNA harbors:
- a CDS encoding isocitrate lyase/PEP mutase family protein → MKQRDIFPFIGVYDVFSASIAAKYYDGIFISGFSFAASFYGLPDIGFIAWSDIIAFVQRIKTVLTHAYILVDIDDGYVDTEVACHVVTMLECIGAAGVIIEDQKRPRRCGHFDGKLLMDLEEFIDKLKKVLATRKELFVVARTDASEIDEIIRRAQAFAEVGADAILADGIKDLEVIRTLKTKVDKPLVFNQIAGGKSPACSLTELKDAGISLVNYSTPCLFTAQEGIERYMQSLKEKDGLLLKQQVGVPECTALLQENLALRNKG, encoded by the coding sequence TTGAAACAAAGAGACATCTTTCCCTTTATAGGAGTTTACGATGTTTTTTCCGCCTCAATCGCCGCCAAATATTACGACGGTATATTTATCAGCGGTTTTAGTTTTGCGGCCAGTTTTTATGGGTTACCAGATATTGGATTTATTGCCTGGTCTGATATTATTGCTTTTGTTCAAAGGATAAAAACTGTCCTTACCCATGCCTATATTCTCGTCGATATTGATGATGGCTATGTCGATACTGAAGTGGCTTGTCATGTCGTTACTATGTTGGAGTGCATCGGGGCAGCAGGGGTAATTATTGAAGACCAAAAACGACCGAGAAGATGCGGTCATTTTGATGGTAAACTCTTGATGGATTTAGAGGAGTTTATCGATAAACTCAAAAAAGTTTTGGCAACTCGAAAAGAGTTATTTGTAGTGGCGCGAACCGATGCCAGCGAAATCGATGAAATTATCAGAAGAGCTCAGGCATTTGCGGAAGTGGGTGCTGATGCAATCTTGGCTGATGGTATCAAGGATTTAGAGGTAATCAGAACTTTAAAGACTAAAGTAGATAAACCATTAGTCTTTAACCAAATAGCTGGAGGAAAATCTCCAGCTTGCAGTCTGACAGAACTGAAGGATGCAGGGATTTCTCTGGTGAACTACAGTACCCCTTGTTTGTTTACGGCGCAAGAGGGAATTGAACGGTACATGCAATCCCTGAAAGAAAAAGATGGATTATTACTAAAACAACAAGTGGGTGTGCCTGAATGTACTGCTCTTTTGCAGGAAAATCTGGCTTTGAGAAATAAAGGCTAA